Within the Emticicia oligotrophica DSM 17448 genome, the region GCCAATAAATTTCAGCTTTACAGTATCTACATCACCACTTCTATTTTTAGCAATAATTACTTCTCCAACCCCCTCGGTAGAATTTCCTTGTTCATCTTGAGTTATCTTATAATACTCAGGGCGATAAAGGAACATTACCATATCAGCATCTTGTTCAATCGAACCAGATTCACGTAAATCAGAAAGTTGAGGTCGTTTGTCTCCACCACGTGTTTCTACCGCACGACTCAACTGCGAAAGTGCAATAACTGGAACATTAATTTCTTTGGCAAGGTTTTTCATTGCTCGGGAAATAGCGGCAATTTCTTGTTCACGATTTCCTTTACTACCACCACCAGTTTCAGCAGTCATTAGCTGTAAGTAGTCGATAATCACCAATCCAATATCATATTGAGCCTTTAATCTGCGGCATTTTGCTCGCATCTCCATAATTGAAAGGGCAGGAGTATCATCAATATAAATTGGTGCTGTCGATAAATTTTTTATCTTTTGATGGAGTTGAACCCACTCATGATTTTCAAGTTTTCCTTTGCGGAGTTTATTACTATCAATTTCAGCTTCTGCAGAAATTAAACGAAGCATTAATTGAGTTGCCGACATTTCCAATGAAAATAAAGCAACTGGAACTCCCCATTCTACGGCTGCATTTCGCATGGCAGAAACTACAAATGCTGTTTTTCCCATAGCCGGACGTGCCGCAATAATCACTAATTCTGTATTTTGCCAACCACTTGTAATTCTATCTAGTGCAGTAAAACCACTTGCAACACCCGTTAGCCCATCTTTATTGTTTTTCTTTTTTTCTAACTCCTCAATCGTAGCACGCATAATGGTGCTTGCATCTGCATAATTTTTGCGAATATTACGCTCAGAAATTTCAAAGAAGTTTTGTTCTACTTTGTCTAATAAAGTAAATACGTCAGTGGTATCTTCGTAAGCATCTTTGAGCATTTCACCCGCTATTTTTATCATATCTCGCTTAATTGCCGATTGGGTTATGATACGAGCATGATATTCAATATTAGCAGCTGAATTTACTTTATTGGTTAACTTTACCAAATAGGCTGCACCTCCCACAAATTCTAACTCACCTGTACTTCTCAATTGAGTAGTAACAGTGAGCATATCTATAGGCTCAGATTTGCCAAATAATTGAAGAATGGCATTATAAATTCTTTGGTGAGACTCTTTATAAAAGCTGGCTGGCTGAAGAATATCAACTACTGCAGTGAGGGCATCTTTTTCAATCATCAATGCACCCAATACTGCTTCTTCAAGCTCAACTGCTTGTGGAGGCAACTTGCCAGTTTCTGTACGCATATTCTCTAGGAAGAGATTTTTTCCAAAGCCTCTTTGTTGGTTTACACCAGCAGATGTATTATTTTGATAACTTCTTTCCATAATATTATTACAATGTTAAGAAGAAAAATATTGTATTAAAAGTGTTATCCTTTCTTTTTATTAATAATGAAATTTGTAATTTATTGATTATCAATATCGTTGTATTCTTTACAAGATTTTTTTGTGGAAAAATAAACAAATTTGTGAATAATTTTTGAACTTTGAGAAACATTGATGTATTAAAATTGCTTTTTTGAGTATAAATTTAATAATTAAACTATAAACAAAACTTATTTTTAGAATTGACTGATAAAGTATTCACACTCGAAGAAGAGATTTCACTAACTGATTTTCTCGGAGTAGAAAACAGTAACATCAAAGAGGTGGCAGGGGCTTTTCCATTAAGTAAAATTATATCACGTGGAAATCAGATTTTGATAAAAGGAAATATTGAAGAAATTAATCGTATTTCAGATGTTATTGAGTCTATGATTGAACATCTTCAAAAATATGGCAGGCTTTCAGTAGAACAAGTGAAAAGCTATATTAGAGAAGACGCCGAAGCAGCTACTCATGAAACACCCGATGATGAATTAATATTGGTCGGTACCAAAGGAAATGCGATTAGAGCGAAAACTGCAAATCAGAAAAAAATGGTTGAAGCAGGGAAAAACTTTGATATCGTGTTCGCAACTGGTCCTGCAGGTACGGGAAAAACTTATACCGCAGTAGCGTTGGCAGTTAAAGCCTTAAAAGAAAAACAAGTAAAGAAAATAATTATTACCCGACCAGCGGTTGAAGCTGGTGAAAACTTAGGTTTTTTGCCAGGTGATTTAAAAGAAAAAATTGACCCCTACTTGAGGCCTATCTATGATGCACTTGAGGATATGATTCAATCGGAAAAATTAAAGTTTTACATTGAAAACAGAACGATTGAAATTGCTCCTTTGGCATACATGCGTGGTCGTACGCTAAATAATGCCTTTATTTTGCTTGATGAGGCCCAAAATACTACGCCCATGCAAATTAAAATGTTTTTAACTCGTATGGGGCCGCTTTCAAAGGCAATCATTACCGGTGATAAAACGCAAATAGACCTTCCTTCAAAACAGAAATCGGGCTTAGCTGATGCCCTCTATATTTTGAAAGATGTGAAAGGAATAGGATTTATTGAACTTGACGACCGTGATGTTGTACGTCATAGGTTAGTTCGTGATATTTTAAAAGCTTACGAAAAAGCAGAGGAAAATTAAATTTATATATTAATGATTAGATATTAGTAATATATTGCAACTCTAAAACTGTTCAACTACGTCTTTAACTGCATGAAAAAGATTTACTACATACTTGCTTTCATTGTTATTAGTTTCTCTGCCACTGCTCAAAAGGTAAAGGCGTGTGCCAATCAATACTGTGATTCAATCGCAAAGGTTTCAGGAAGCAAATACACGCTTATGCAAACAAAATTTGAGGAAGCTCTTGAAAAGCAAATTAGTTCGCAAAAAAACTTTAGAGTTGCTACAGATATCATTCGGATACCAGTAGTTGTGCATGTGATTCATAATCAAATAAGTGGAGCCATAGCTGGTACGAATATACCTGATGAACAAATTTATTCACAGATAAAAGTATTGAACGAAGATTACCGAAAGAAAGTAGGTAGTTTAGGGTATAATACCAATCCAGTCGGAGCAGATTCAGAAATTGAGTTTTTCCTAGCAAATGTTGACCCATTAGGCAAGCCAACCAATGGAATTACACGTACCTTCTCTTCTAGAAGCTCATTCAATGTTGTGAATGATGCCGATAGACTAGCCATGTCGAATCTAGGATATTGGGATAGTAATAAATACTTAAATATTTGGGTTGCCCCCTTTATTAATGATTATATAGGATATGGCGAATTCCCTTTTGCTGAAGCGGTTGACGGTCTTGATGTTGATGCTGATGAAAGAATTGATGGTGTATTTATAGATTACAAAGTGTTTGGGAAAAAAACGGGTACAAATACAAAAGGTCTCTTTAGTTTTGGACGAACCGTAACTCATGAAGTTGGGCATTGGTTGGGGCTATACCATACTTGGGGTGACCAAAGATGTGGAACTGATTTTGTAGCCGATACGCCACAAGCTGCTACCTCAAATAGTTCAAATACTTGCAAGGATTTATTCTCAACTTGCACGGGAACTAGAACTAGAAATATGATAGAAAATTATATGGACTATTCTCCCGATTCTTGTATGAATATTTTTACACTCGGGCAGAAAGAAAGAATGCGTGCAGTTCTTGATTTGAGTAAAAGGAGAAAAAGGGTACTAAATTATTCGAAGTTTCAACTGCCTCCTTCTAGTACCCTACAAGTGAATTGTCTAAATCCTTTACCTCTAAGTAATCTTCAAATTCAGGTATTATTGCCTGATTTTCAAGACTTTACAGTTGTTTTAAGAGATTTGATGGGCCGACCTGTTTACACTGAACATTATGAAGATTTACCAAGTACTATTATTACTTTAAAAGATAAAGATTTAGCTCCGGGTATGTATTTCGTAAGTGTTACTTCCAAAGAACAGATTGTTCAGAAAAAAATCGTTCTCTACTAATCTCTGTTATTTTTGAATCGGTTTTTTGATTAAACCGATGTTATTTTAATTGTGTTTTTGCCAAATAAAGACCTCTTTATGGATAATGCTGTAAAAAATCGTCCTGATTTTGATCAAATATTTATGGATCTCGCTCATAATTTAGCTTTGAGGTCACATTGTGTAAAAGCACAAGTTGGAGCAGTTCTTACAAAAGATACAAGAATTATTTCGATTGGCTATAATGGCCCTCCAGCCGGTACTCATAATTGCGATGATGAATTTCCTGACCATGGTTGCCCACGAGATTCAAAAGGGAGCTGTTCATTAGCTCTCCATGCCGAACAAAACGCAATTCTTTATGCTATAAAAAATGGGGCAAACATAGAAGGTACTACCCTTTATGTTACTTTATCTCCTTGCATTGCTTGTGCCAGAGTCATTTATACGATGAAGATAAAAAAAGTATTTTATTCAAAATCATACGCCCAATACAAAGGAATTCCAAATGATGAGGGCGTAGATTTTTTAAGGAAATTTGGTGTTGAGGTAATTAAATACTCTGAAAATAATTAATCTTCTGGATTTTATTAGTGAATTACGCCGCCTTCACCATGTACATGGCCGTGGTCTAATTCACTTTGACTTGCATTTCTTACTTCAAGTATCTTTCCCTTAAAGTGCATTTTTTGCCCTGCCAATGGATGATTAAAGTCAAGAACTACAAAATCTTCTCCGATTTCTATAATTCTACCATTCATTCTACCGCCATCTTCATTTGAAAAAGGAATAATATTGCCAATTTCCAACATTCCCTCTGGCACTTGACCATTTTCAATTTTAAAATTATCAATCGGAAAGTCAATAATAGCTTCTGGGTCTGGTTCACCGTAGCCATCTTCAGCATCAATCGAAAACTCAAATTCATCTTCAGCTTGAAGACCAATTAATTTTTCTTCAAATTTTTCTGGCAGACCACTCAAGCCATGAATAAAAACCATCGGCTCGTCATCTTGAACAATTTCAAGTAGCTCTTTATCATTTTCCTCGCCAATTTCTAATTCATAAATTATTTTAACGACTTTGTTTGATTCAATTTTCATTGTAAAATGTATTTTAATAATTATTTCTAAAGTTTTTTGAGTTTATGGTTGATTAAAACTAAATCCGTATTATTTTGCGATTCTAAGTTAAACATTTATATACCCTCTAAATTTGGTGCAAACGTACACATATTAGCTTGTTTTAATGAATTTTTTAGCACATTTATTTCTTTCTGGTAAAAATGAAGAAGTTATGATTGGTAACTTAATGGAAGATTATATTGTAGGGAGAATTGACCATGAGCGGAATAATCATTTGAATAAAGATATCAAACATGGTATCATGTTACACAGGCTAATTGATACAGCAACCGATTCTAATCCGTTTGTAAGTAATTGTAAATTAGTTCTTTATGAAAAGTATCATAAATACTCAGCTGTATTAATTGATATTTATTTTGACCATTTTTTGGCAGTTCATTGGGATTTTTATTCGAAAGAACCTTTTGATTTATTTAGAAAACGGGTTTATTTTTCTTTCGAAAAGCATTGGAATATTTTGCCAGAAAAAATGAAACCCATGATTGAATCAATGATTACTCATGATTGGTTGAAAAACTACGCCGAATTTTGGGGAATCGAAAGGGCTTTACTAGGAGTTTCTCGCAGAACAAAGTTTGAGTCAAATATGGAAAAGGCGACAGATGATTTAAAAATTCATTATAAATTATTCAAAGATAATTTTGAAAAATTTTTTCCTGAATTGTTAGAAACTTGTAACAATTTTTTGGATGTAAATGGTTATGAAAATATTGGTTAGTTGATATTGTGAAAAGGTGAATTTGTGAAAAATTATGATTGAAATTTTAAAATCTATAAAGAAAGATTCCATTAGACCACTCTACTTTTTACATGGTGAGGAAGTATTTTATATTGAACAAGTAGTAGAAAAAATTCAGAGTTTGGCCATCCCAGTACACGAAAAAGGTTTTAATGAGTTTGTCTTATTTGGAAAAGAACTTTCAGTAGGAGCCGTTTTAAATTACGCTCGAAGATTTCCAATGATGGCCGAAAGACAATTAATTATTGTGAAGGAAGCTAATCAGATTCAAGGTATTGACCAAAAAGAAAATCAGAAACTTATTGAAGATTATGCATTAAATCCATTACCTTCAACAATATTAGTTCTATGTTTCACTACTGCACAGGATGAACGCAAAACATGGGTAAAGGCATTCGCAAAAAATGGTGTATTACAAAATTTTAAGAAGTTGTATGATAATCAATTACCTGAATTTGTTTCATCATATTGTCATGGTAGAGGCGTAAAGATAAGTATGAAGGCCATTCAGTTATTGATAGAACATATAGGTAATGATTTAAAAAGATTAGCTAGTGAATTAGAAAAAGTTATTTTAAATATTAAATTAGGAGAAGGTATTGACGCAGATATTATTCAAAAGTACGTTGGTATAAGTAAAGAATATAATGTTTTTGAATTGCAAAAAGCTTTAATACAGCGAGATGTTTTGAAGGCAAATCAAATTATTAACTTTTTGGGAAGAAATCCAAAAGATAATCCAATTCAACCAATCTTAATTATTCTTTACAATTTTTTCAGCAAGGTGTTATTAGTACAGGGGTCTGGTGAATTGAGTGAGTCAAATGTGGCTTCTTTGCTAAAAGTGAATAGTTTTTTTGCCAAAGATTATATTTTAGCGGCTAGAAATTATTCGTTAGCGAAATTAGCTTTTGTTATTCATTCAATTAAAAATGCTGATCTAAAATCAAAAGGTGTTGAGGTTGGAGAAGAAACTGAAGGTGAAATTTTGAAGAAATTAGTTTTTGAAATTTTACATTAATTGTGGAAACTTTATTGAGATTTATGCATAAAAAAAGAGTCTCAAATCTGAGACTCTTTAAGTGTTGCGGGAAGCGGGATCGAACCGCCGACCTTAGGGTTATGAATCCTACGCTCTAACCATCTGAGCTATCCCGCAGTATATTTTTTATATTTTTTAAGACTTTTTTGATTGCCTTGAAGAATATGTTGCAAAATTACACAAAGATTTTTACATTGCAAATAAACAAATCAAACTATTAGAAAATTTCGAGAAAAGTTATAAAACTTCTTGAAATAGTTATTTAATAAGACTAAATCGAGTTCGATTTAGGTATTTTTCTAAATATTGTGAATTATGGACAAATTCAAATTTTCTCGAGAATACGAATTCAAGGCATCGCCCAAAGTTTTGTATCCGTATCTTAGTACACCTGCAGGATTACAGCAATGGTTTGCAGCTAAAGTAAAGTATACCAGTGACTCGAATTTTGATTTTGTTTGGGATAATGAAAGTCATCCCGCTCGTTTATCTGTTCAAAGAGTCAATAAACTTGTTAAATTTGATTTTCTAAACGCAGACCAAAGAGGCAATTATGTTGAGTTTAGACTTGAACAAAGTGAACTAACTAATGCCACTTTTTTAAAAATAACTGATAATTCTGATAATAACGATGAAGGAGAATTAGAGGATATTTGGGATGATATGATTTATAAACTTAAAGAAATTGTTGGCGGTTGATTTTTATTGTTAAATAAACTTAATCAATTTGTGAATTTGAATTTCATGTTGGAATTTTGTGAGGTTGAATGTAGTTTTAATGAAAAAAATTGATATTTTAGTGATTAGGTCTTTTATCGGGCCATTCATATTAACTACCTGCGTGGTAGTTTTTATTTTTTTGATGCGTTTCCTCATGCTTTATTTCAACGATTTTGTTGGTAAAGACTTGGGATACGATGTATTTGGAAAGTTATTCGTTTACTTTTCTTTGATAACCGTGCCTATTGCACTACCACTATCTACTTTGTTGGCTTCTTTGATGTGCTTCGGGAATTTAGGCGAATACAGTGAGCTCACGGCAATCAAGTCAGCGGGAGTTCCAATTTCAAGGGTACTTTTCCCTGCAATGATTTTTGCTTTAGGTGTAAGTGTATTTTCTTTCTGGTTTAATAATACAGTAAACCCCTGGGCAAACTTAAAGGGCTATAGCCTATTATATGATGTAAAAACTACTAAAGTAACTTTAAATATCAAAGAAGGTATTTTTTACAAAGAAATTCCCGGATATAGCATTAAAGTAGTAAAAAAATTCTCTGATGGGAAAACCTTAAAAGGAGTTACCATCTATAATCATTCTCAAAATAATGGAAATATCAACGTTACATTAGCTGATTCGGGTAAGATGTACACCATGTATGATAATACTTATTTAGTGTTTGAATTATTTAATGGTTGTAACTATATTGATTACAGAAGTAATGATGCAAGTTATAATGAAACTCAATTCGTTAAAAATGGATTCAAGCAAAATAAGATGGTCTTTTCACTTGAATCATTTGGAATGAAAAGAACAGATGAATCCCAGTTCAAGTATCACGAGTTTATGAAAAATATTAATCAACTCAATGAACAAGCAGATTCAATAAAAAAAGATATAAAAAAGACACTCAGATCCCAAACTACATTAGCTACAAACCTTTATAACTTTCAGTTTAAGGAATATCCAGTTGATACATCAAAAGCAGCCCGTGAGCGAAAACCAATTAAATCAGGCAGTTGGATAGCTGAAAAAATGAAGAAATCTGTAACTGTTACTTCAGATGAAGAAGCCTTTGAAACAGCACTAAATCAAGCTAAAAATCTCAAAGACCAATTTAATACCACGGTAGATATTATCAAAAGTAAAAAGCGAGATGCCATAAAAGCTGAAGTTGAAAAATGGCACAAGTTTACGATGGCTTTTGCTTGTTTTGTAATGTTTCTAATTGGTTCTTCTCTTGGTTCAATTATAAAAAAAGGGGGTTTTGGTATGCCAGTTTTGCTTTCGATTACTTTTTTTATTTTAATGTATGTTTTAATGCAACTTGGTGATAAATATGCAAAGGAAGATATTTGGCCAGTTTTACTTGGTGTTTGGATGCCAGATTTTATATTATTGTTGTTTGGTGTATATTTCCTCTATAAAGCTACTAATGATGCAAGATTGTTTGAAAGTGATATTTACGCAGTTTATTTTGATAAATTGAAATCGCTTTGGAATGAAAGGAAATTTTTTAAACCTAAAAAAGTTTTAACCTAA harbors:
- a CDS encoding LptF/LptG family permease, which produces MKKIDILVIRSFIGPFILTTCVVVFIFLMRFLMLYFNDFVGKDLGYDVFGKLFVYFSLITVPIALPLSTLLASLMCFGNLGEYSELTAIKSAGVPISRVLFPAMIFALGVSVFSFWFNNTVNPWANLKGYSLLYDVKTTKVTLNIKEGIFYKEIPGYSIKVVKKFSDGKTLKGVTIYNHSQNNGNINVTLADSGKMYTMYDNTYLVFELFNGCNYIDYRSNDASYNETQFVKNGFKQNKMVFSLESFGMKRTDESQFKYHEFMKNINQLNEQADSIKKDIKKTLRSQTTLATNLYNFQFKEYPVDTSKAARERKPIKSGSWIAEKMKKSVTVTSDEEAFETALNQAKNLKDQFNTTVDIIKSKKRDAIKAEVEKWHKFTMAFACFVMFLIGSSLGSIIKKGGFGMPVLLSITFFILMYVLMQLGDKYAKEDIWPVLLGVWMPDFILLLFGVYFLYKATNDARLFESDIYAVYFDKLKSLWNERKFFKPKKVLT
- a CDS encoding acyl carrier protein phosphodiesterase translates to MNFLAHLFLSGKNEEVMIGNLMEDYIVGRIDHERNNHLNKDIKHGIMLHRLIDTATDSNPFVSNCKLVLYEKYHKYSAVLIDIYFDHFLAVHWDFYSKEPFDLFRKRVYFSFEKHWNILPEKMKPMIESMITHDWLKNYAEFWGIERALLGVSRRTKFESNMEKATDDLKIHYKLFKDNFEKFFPELLETCNNFLDVNGYENIG
- the holA gene encoding DNA polymerase III subunit delta, with product MIEILKSIKKDSIRPLYFLHGEEVFYIEQVVEKIQSLAIPVHEKGFNEFVLFGKELSVGAVLNYARRFPMMAERQLIIVKEANQIQGIDQKENQKLIEDYALNPLPSTILVLCFTTAQDERKTWVKAFAKNGVLQNFKKLYDNQLPEFVSSYCHGRGVKISMKAIQLLIEHIGNDLKRLASELEKVILNIKLGEGIDADIIQKYVGISKEYNVFELQKALIQRDVLKANQIINFLGRNPKDNPIQPILIILYNFFSKVLLVQGSGELSESNVASLLKVNSFFAKDYILAARNYSLAKLAFVIHSIKNADLKSKGVEVGEETEGEILKKLVFEILH
- a CDS encoding FKBP-type peptidyl-prolyl cis-trans isomerase — translated: MKIESNKVVKIIYELEIGEENDKELLEIVQDDEPMVFIHGLSGLPEKFEEKLIGLQAEDEFEFSIDAEDGYGEPDPEAIIDFPIDNFKIENGQVPEGMLEIGNIIPFSNEDGGRMNGRIIEIGEDFVVLDFNHPLAGQKMHFKGKILEVRNASQSELDHGHVHGEGGVIH
- a CDS encoding START-like domain-containing protein, coding for MDKFKFSREYEFKASPKVLYPYLSTPAGLQQWFAAKVKYTSDSNFDFVWDNESHPARLSVQRVNKLVKFDFLNADQRGNYVEFRLEQSELTNATFLKITDNSDNNDEGELEDIWDDMIYKLKEIVGG
- a CDS encoding deoxycytidylate deaminase: MDNAVKNRPDFDQIFMDLAHNLALRSHCVKAQVGAVLTKDTRIISIGYNGPPAGTHNCDDEFPDHGCPRDSKGSCSLALHAEQNAILYAIKNGANIEGTTLYVTLSPCIACARVIYTMKIKKVFYSKSYAQYKGIPNDEGVDFLRKFGVEVIKYSENN
- a CDS encoding PhoH family protein → MTDKVFTLEEEISLTDFLGVENSNIKEVAGAFPLSKIISRGNQILIKGNIEEINRISDVIESMIEHLQKYGRLSVEQVKSYIREDAEAATHETPDDELILVGTKGNAIRAKTANQKKMVEAGKNFDIVFATGPAGTGKTYTAVALAVKALKEKQVKKIIITRPAVEAGENLGFLPGDLKEKIDPYLRPIYDALEDMIQSEKLKFYIENRTIEIAPLAYMRGRTLNNAFILLDEAQNTTPMQIKMFLTRMGPLSKAIITGDKTQIDLPSKQKSGLADALYILKDVKGIGFIELDDRDVVRHRLVRDILKAYEKAEEN
- a CDS encoding M43 family zinc metalloprotease — encoded protein: MKKIYYILAFIVISFSATAQKVKACANQYCDSIAKVSGSKYTLMQTKFEEALEKQISSQKNFRVATDIIRIPVVVHVIHNQISGAIAGTNIPDEQIYSQIKVLNEDYRKKVGSLGYNTNPVGADSEIEFFLANVDPLGKPTNGITRTFSSRSSFNVVNDADRLAMSNLGYWDSNKYLNIWVAPFINDYIGYGEFPFAEAVDGLDVDADERIDGVFIDYKVFGKKTGTNTKGLFSFGRTVTHEVGHWLGLYHTWGDQRCGTDFVADTPQAATSNSSNTCKDLFSTCTGTRTRNMIENYMDYSPDSCMNIFTLGQKERMRAVLDLSKRRKRVLNYSKFQLPPSSTLQVNCLNPLPLSNLQIQVLLPDFQDFTVVLRDLMGRPVYTEHYEDLPSTIITLKDKDLAPGMYFVSVTSKEQIVQKKIVLY
- the dnaB gene encoding replicative DNA helicase; amino-acid sequence: MERSYQNNTSAGVNQQRGFGKNLFLENMRTETGKLPPQAVELEEAVLGALMIEKDALTAVVDILQPASFYKESHQRIYNAILQLFGKSEPIDMLTVTTQLRSTGELEFVGGAAYLVKLTNKVNSAANIEYHARIITQSAIKRDMIKIAGEMLKDAYEDTTDVFTLLDKVEQNFFEISERNIRKNYADASTIMRATIEELEKKKNNKDGLTGVASGFTALDRITSGWQNTELVIIAARPAMGKTAFVVSAMRNAAVEWGVPVALFSLEMSATQLMLRLISAEAEIDSNKLRKGKLENHEWVQLHQKIKNLSTAPIYIDDTPALSIMEMRAKCRRLKAQYDIGLVIIDYLQLMTAETGGGSKGNREQEIAAISRAMKNLAKEINVPVIALSQLSRAVETRGGDKRPQLSDLRESGSIEQDADMVMFLYRPEYYKITQDEQGNSTEGVGEVIIAKNRSGDVDTVKLKFIGKYTKFTDLDGFYSPIPGQDGFAEFNIPKPINTTNSLENFESASTPKTGFGNTVTLGSKANQPRNLDAESDFPF